The sequence GAGCTATTCCTCGGCATGTTCGCCCATGAACTCCGCAGCCAGGTAGCCGGAACTGTACAGGTATGCCGGTATATAAGGGAAGGTAAGAATAAGGACATTTACCTGCGGGCGTTGGATAGGGCTACCCTTGATACCCTGCTTGTGCTGGACAATATGCTCACCACCGTAAAAATTAGGGCCGGTAAGCTGGATATTACCACTGTAAACGAATCTTTCCAATTCAAGGCATGGATACACCCGCTGATACGGTCATTTGACGATGCTGCCGCCATACAGCGAAAAGACATCAACCTGACGCTCTACCCATCACTGGAAGAGGCTTTTATCACCACAGATAAGGTAAAATTGGGCCAGATTATCCAAAACCTACTCACCAACGCCCTTAAATTCAGCTATCCGAATACCTGTATAGCAGTAAAATGCCATATCCTGCTGGCAGGATTGACCATCCAGGTAATCAATCAGGGCATGGGCATTCCTCCGGGGAAAGCCGCCACCTTATTTGACCCCTATGAACAGCTTGATAAAGGGTTGGCTGGTTCCGGGTTGGGGTTATACCTAAGCCGGTTATACTCGCAGGC is a genomic window of Chitinophaga sp. LS1 containing:
- a CDS encoding HAMP domain-containing sensor histidine kinase, giving the protein MPKIVENNTLAPDYPLALPNPETTSLQTIELFLGMFAHELRSQVAGTVQVCRYIREGKNKDIYLRALDRATLDTLLVLDNMLTTVKIRAGKLDITTVNESFQFKAWIHPLIRSFDDAAAIQRKDINLTLYPSLEEAFITTDKVKLGQIIQNLLTNALKFSYPNTCIAVKCHILLAGLTIQVINQGMGIPPGKAATLFDPYEQLDKGLAGSGLGLYLSRLYSQALGGSLTVKSNHGNTVFTLTIPVYR